The Nocardioides panzhihuensis genome has a segment encoding these proteins:
- a CDS encoding tetratricopeptide repeat protein, translated as MSTRNETLADLIKESGYTYDALARAVARVAVENGDGGLRTNRSAVAHWVRGVTPSGATPAYLAEALSRRLGRPLSAADIGFGDAGRIPAAFDPDPMSLANLGRLELSTPVVRRSVMFSAALLPLAAGWLGEAEERGRKAQGSGAVMVGKAEVAAVRQITQAFHKTDETLGGGHGRDAVVQYLISDVAAYLRGKFRDEHTRADMFGAAAELAYLAGWKGHDMQMEGLAQRYYTHSLQLAHESGRSDHSAWVLRILAHQALDLGRPQECVELSQKAWGIARGRVSPGEESLYAITAARAHGAVGDARRAAQTVHTADQLVEAGSSEPLSSWAGMTGPAPATVAAHTAKTWTSLGRHGDAAKVYAYAANLRDPSGHRRVRALELAQTAEAQAAQGHAEEACQSWSSAFEGMSGVNSARHRAAVGRAQGYLRQYAHRQIPGAAAVDAQCRDLLAAPA; from the coding sequence ATGTCGACGCGGAACGAGACACTGGCCGACCTGATCAAGGAGTCCGGTTACACCTACGACGCCCTCGCTCGTGCCGTCGCCCGGGTCGCCGTCGAGAACGGGGATGGCGGACTACGAACCAACCGCAGCGCCGTCGCTCATTGGGTCCGTGGGGTCACGCCATCGGGGGCGACGCCCGCATACCTCGCCGAGGCGCTCTCTCGCAGGCTTGGCCGCCCGCTGTCGGCCGCTGACATCGGCTTCGGTGATGCTGGACGAATCCCGGCCGCCTTCGATCCTGACCCGATGTCGCTTGCGAACCTTGGACGGCTCGAACTGTCGACGCCGGTCGTTCGCCGCTCGGTCATGTTCTCGGCGGCCCTCCTACCGCTGGCCGCCGGATGGCTCGGTGAGGCCGAGGAGCGAGGCCGCAAGGCTCAGGGATCCGGCGCTGTGATGGTCGGCAAGGCTGAGGTGGCCGCCGTACGCCAGATCACGCAGGCCTTCCACAAGACCGACGAGACCCTAGGTGGCGGCCACGGTCGGGATGCCGTCGTTCAGTATCTGATCTCCGACGTCGCGGCCTACCTGCGAGGGAAGTTCCGCGACGAGCACACCCGCGCGGACATGTTCGGCGCCGCTGCGGAACTGGCCTACCTGGCTGGGTGGAAGGGCCACGACATGCAGATGGAAGGCCTCGCCCAGCGCTACTACACCCACTCGCTCCAACTCGCTCACGAGTCCGGCCGGAGCGACCACAGCGCATGGGTCCTGCGGATCCTCGCTCATCAGGCGCTCGACCTCGGCCGACCTCAAGAGTGTGTCGAGTTGTCCCAGAAGGCTTGGGGCATCGCTCGCGGGCGGGTCTCGCCGGGTGAGGAGTCGCTCTATGCCATCACGGCCGCACGGGCTCATGGCGCCGTCGGTGACGCCCGGCGAGCCGCTCAGACAGTCCACACCGCCGACCAGTTGGTCGAGGCTGGCAGCAGCGAACCTCTGTCGTCGTGGGCGGGGATGACCGGCCCCGCACCGGCGACCGTTGCCGCGCACACCGCCAAGACCTGGACCTCGCTAGGACGGCATGGCGACGCGGCCAAGGTCTACGCGTACGCGGCGAACCTCCGGGATCCGTCGGGGCACCGCCGAGTGCGAGCGCTCGAACTCGCCCAGACCGCCGAAGCTCAGGCCGCCCAGGGGCACGCCGAAGAGGCCTGCCAATCCTGGTCGTCGGCCTTCGAGGGCATGAGCGGCGTCAACTCGGCTCGCCATCGCGCGGCGGTTGGCCGGGCCCAGGGCTACCTACGTCAGTACGCCCATCGTCAGATCCCCGGCGCTGCGGCAGTCGACGCCCAATGTCGGGACCTGCTCGCCGCACCGGCCTAG
- a CDS encoding GntR family transcriptional regulator, which translates to MRITVDLDDATPPYEQIRQHIDDLITTGALEPGHRLPPVRQLAGDLGLAAGTVARAYRELEQAGLVQTRRGAGTRVIGSARPAADPLLAKARTYVASARALGCSDSQVRDALERALTDSSPHRR; encoded by the coding sequence ATGAGGATCACCGTCGACCTCGACGACGCGACGCCGCCGTATGAACAGATCCGGCAGCACATCGACGACCTGATCACCACCGGAGCGCTCGAGCCCGGCCACCGGCTCCCGCCCGTGCGGCAGCTCGCCGGCGATCTCGGCCTCGCGGCCGGCACTGTCGCCCGCGCCTACCGCGAGCTCGAACAGGCAGGTCTGGTCCAGACCCGGCGAGGGGCGGGCACCCGGGTCATCGGCAGCGCGCGGCCGGCGGCCGATCCGCTGCTCGCCAAGGCCCGGACGTACGTCGCCTCCGCTCGTGCGCTCGGATGCAGCGACTCGCAGGTGAGGGACGCGCTGGAGCGGGCTCTCACCGACTCCTCACCCCACCGAAGATAG
- a CDS encoding DNA polymerase IV has protein sequence MSVVLHVDLDQFIAAVEVLRRPELAGRPVIVGGRGDPAERAVVSTASYEARAYGVGSGMPLRLAVRKCPDAVLLPVDHVAYDEASGGVMDTLRSLEWGGVPVLVEVLGWDEAFLGPGPGHGELGDPAVFAQDVRDVVLARTRLRSGVGVGDNKLQAKLATGFAKQRVDGALAREAGAGGHEPGPGGQLRGSGVYRITHETWDAEMGHRPTDALWGIGAKTAKRLAGLGIETVAELGAAPAERLAAEIGPTTGPWLRRLGRGADTSPVDPSPWVARGHGHEETFQQDLVEWLDIVAATRRLCAECLADVVKEDRPVTRVEIKVRFKPFFTVTRGHKLPEPTLDGGRLADEAEALLERVEKDRPIRLIGVRLEMAPPPGGY, from the coding sequence ATGAGCGTCGTGCTTCACGTCGACCTGGACCAGTTCATCGCGGCGGTCGAGGTGCTGCGACGTCCCGAGCTCGCCGGCAGGCCGGTGATCGTGGGCGGGCGCGGCGACCCGGCCGAGCGAGCGGTCGTCTCGACGGCGTCCTATGAGGCCCGGGCGTACGGCGTCGGTTCGGGGATGCCGCTGCGCCTCGCGGTGCGGAAGTGTCCCGATGCGGTGCTGCTGCCGGTCGATCACGTCGCCTACGACGAGGCCTCCGGCGGCGTCATGGACACGCTGCGGTCGCTGGAGTGGGGCGGCGTACCGGTCCTGGTCGAGGTCCTCGGCTGGGACGAGGCGTTCCTGGGCCCGGGCCCAGGACATGGCGAGCTCGGCGACCCGGCGGTCTTCGCCCAGGACGTACGCGACGTGGTGCTCGCCCGCACCCGGCTCCGCAGCGGCGTCGGTGTCGGCGACAACAAGCTGCAGGCGAAGCTCGCCACCGGGTTCGCCAAGCAGCGGGTCGATGGAGCCCTCGCGCGCGAGGCCGGGGCCGGCGGCCACGAGCCCGGTCCGGGCGGGCAGCTGCGGGGGAGCGGCGTCTACCGGATCACGCACGAGACCTGGGACGCCGAGATGGGTCATCGTCCGACCGACGCGCTGTGGGGGATCGGGGCGAAGACCGCGAAGCGGCTCGCCGGGCTCGGGATCGAGACGGTCGCCGAGCTGGGAGCAGCCCCGGCGGAGCGGCTGGCCGCCGAGATCGGGCCCACCACCGGCCCCTGGCTACGCCGCCTGGGCCGGGGCGCCGACACCAGCCCCGTCGACCCCTCGCCCTGGGTCGCCCGCGGCCACGGTCACGAGGAGACCTTCCAGCAGGATCTCGTCGAGTGGCTCGACATCGTCGCCGCGACCCGGCGGCTCTGTGCCGAGTGCCTGGCCGACGTGGTCAAGGAGGACCGACCGGTGACCAGGGTCGAGATCAAGGTGCGGTTCAAACCGTTCTTCACCGTCACCCGCGGCCACAAGCTCCCCGAGCCCACCCTCGACGGTGGCCGGCTCGCCGACGAGGCCGAGGCGCTTCTCGAGCGGGTCGAGAAGGACCGTCCGATCCGCCTGATCGGCGTACGCCTGGAGATGGCCCCACCGCCCGGAGGCTACTGA
- a CDS encoding DNA polymerase IV — protein sequence MRAHASVMHLDLDAFYASVEQRDKPSLRGKPVVVGGISGRGVVSTASYEARVFGVRSAMSTREARALCGHAAFLYPRFHAYKKVSEQVFGILRELSPLVEPLSLDEAFVDLAAADLPDLEVDTVTEIAARIRAEVAEVTGGLSASVGLASSKFIAKIASDLDKPDGLVVVSPGTELDLLRPMNVKVIPGVGPATTERLRRAGIHTVADLEQVSVEELVRLVGRSHGTNLHQLARAQDDRRVEPERETKSVSVESTYDTDLTDRPLMEQILTRQATEVAARLKKNGLSGRTITIKVRLYDFTTINRSATLAGPTDQAGAIARLARALLGELFTAGETAGGVRLLGVGVSGLADWIQEDLFGDDTDEDTEPDLPLPEPARRPTWAAGMDVVHAEMGRGWVWGSGRGVVTVRFETAETPAGPVRSYAVDDPDLQPFTES from the coding sequence ATGAGAGCGCACGCGTCGGTGATGCACCTCGACCTCGACGCGTTCTACGCCTCCGTCGAGCAGCGCGACAAGCCGTCCCTGCGCGGCAAACCGGTGGTCGTCGGCGGCATCAGCGGCCGCGGTGTGGTCAGCACGGCCTCCTACGAGGCCAGGGTCTTCGGTGTCCGCTCGGCGATGTCGACGCGGGAGGCCCGGGCCCTGTGCGGACACGCCGCCTTCCTCTACCCACGCTTCCATGCGTACAAGAAGGTCAGTGAGCAGGTCTTCGGGATCCTGCGCGAACTGTCGCCGCTGGTCGAGCCGCTCTCCCTCGACGAGGCCTTCGTCGATCTCGCCGCCGCCGACCTCCCTGACCTGGAGGTCGACACCGTGACCGAGATCGCTGCCCGGATCCGCGCCGAGGTCGCCGAGGTAACCGGCGGCCTGAGCGCGAGCGTCGGTCTGGCCAGCTCGAAGTTCATCGCCAAGATCGCCAGCGACCTCGACAAGCCCGACGGTCTGGTCGTGGTGTCGCCCGGCACCGAGCTCGACCTGCTCCGCCCGATGAACGTCAAGGTGATCCCCGGCGTCGGTCCCGCCACCACCGAGCGCCTGCGCCGCGCGGGCATCCACACGGTGGCCGATCTGGAGCAGGTCAGCGTCGAGGAGCTCGTACGCCTGGTGGGCAGGTCCCACGGCACCAACCTTCACCAACTGGCCAGGGCACAGGACGACCGGCGCGTCGAGCCCGAGCGTGAGACCAAGTCGGTCAGCGTGGAGAGCACCTACGACACCGACCTGACCGACCGTCCGCTGATGGAGCAGATCCTCACCCGGCAGGCCACCGAGGTCGCCGCACGGCTGAAGAAGAACGGGCTCTCGGGCCGCACGATCACGATCAAGGTCAGGCTCTACGACTTCACCACGATCAACCGCTCGGCGACCCTCGCCGGGCCGACCGACCAGGCCGGCGCCATCGCCCGCCTGGCCAGGGCCCTGCTCGGCGAGCTGTTCACCGCCGGCGAGACGGCCGGCGGCGTACGCCTTCTCGGGGTGGGTGTCTCCGGCCTCGCCGACTGGATCCAGGAGGACCTCTTCGGCGACGACACCGACGAGGACACCGAGCCGGACCTGCCGCTGCCCGAGCCGGCACGGCGGCCGACCTGGGCGGCCGGGATGGACGTCGTCCACGCCGAGATGGGCCGAGGCTGGGTGTGGGGCTCAGGGCGCGGCGTCGTGACCGTGCGCTTCGAGACCGCCGAGACCCCCGCCGGTCCGGTGAGGTCCTACGCCGTCGACGATCCCGACCTGCAGCCCTTCACCGAGTCCTGA
- a CDS encoding glycoside hydrolase family 3 N-terminal domain-containing protein, whose translation MRPVIAGAVLALSAGAGAAAVTVGVPTRTDVEPSGPVAATPKEDPKKDTTALSWGPTRGELATARELVAGWDERQLAGQVIVGRYHGTDPAKAAKMVRKLHLAGVSVTGENVVDEAQVRETTAAVSEAVAADGRTFPAVIGVDQEGGVVSHLRGVATEFPEFARTGDAIEAKPRKGVPVTTEAARTTALELRDLGFTWAFAPVADVTVGATDPTIGSRSPSEDKKIAAAAVSAAVQGYNAAGLVSTTKHFPGHGAVTGDTHLGLQELDFGMKKLKRRDLVPFDAAVDAGAPAVMISHVDVKAVAPGEPASMAAPIYDLLRDDLGFDGIAITDSLGMGAVTTTTKKPSVVALEAGADLLLMPADSRAAHRSVVKALRSGRLDRARVEQAAAKVVAMQMWQQRTAEAVAVPGDVRKQAEKASEALSEAGSEG comes from the coding sequence ATGCGACCGGTGATCGCCGGGGCCGTGCTGGCCCTGTCGGCCGGCGCGGGCGCCGCGGCGGTGACCGTCGGCGTGCCGACGAGGACCGATGTCGAGCCGAGCGGGCCGGTCGCTGCCACCCCGAAGGAAGACCCGAAGAAGGACACCACGGCGCTTTCGTGGGGTCCGACGCGCGGCGAGCTCGCGACCGCCCGTGAGCTGGTGGCCGGCTGGGACGAGAGGCAGCTCGCCGGTCAGGTGATCGTCGGCCGCTACCACGGCACCGATCCGGCCAAGGCCGCGAAGATGGTGCGCAAGCTCCACCTCGCCGGAGTCAGCGTCACCGGCGAGAACGTGGTCGACGAGGCACAGGTGCGTGAGACGACCGCTGCGGTCAGCGAGGCGGTCGCCGCCGACGGCCGCACGTTCCCGGCGGTGATCGGCGTCGACCAGGAGGGTGGCGTGGTCTCCCACCTGCGCGGCGTGGCCACCGAGTTCCCGGAGTTCGCGCGCACCGGGGACGCCATCGAGGCCAAGCCGCGCAAGGGCGTCCCGGTGACGACCGAGGCAGCGCGCACGACGGCGCTCGAGCTACGAGACCTGGGCTTCACCTGGGCGTTCGCGCCGGTCGCCGACGTGACCGTCGGCGCGACCGACCCGACGATCGGGTCGCGCTCGCCGAGCGAGGACAAGAAGATCGCCGCAGCGGCCGTATCCGCGGCCGTGCAGGGCTACAACGCCGCCGGTCTGGTCTCCACCACCAAGCACTTCCCGGGCCACGGCGCGGTCACCGGAGACACCCATCTCGGGCTCCAGGAGCTCGACTTCGGGATGAAGAAGCTGAAGCGTCGTGACCTGGTGCCCTTCGATGCGGCCGTGGATGCCGGCGCTCCGGCCGTCATGATCAGCCACGTCGACGTGAAGGCGGTGGCTCCCGGGGAGCCGGCCAGCATGGCGGCCCCGATCTACGACCTGCTCCGCGACGACCTCGGCTTCGACGGCATCGCGATCACCGACTCGCTGGGGATGGGCGCGGTCACGACCACCACCAAGAAGCCCTCGGTGGTCGCGCTCGAAGCCGGCGCCGACCTTCTGCTGATGCCGGCCGACTCCCGCGCCGCCCACCGCAGCGTCGTCAAGGCCCTCCGCTCCGGTCGACTCGACCGTGCACGGGTCGAGCAGGCGGCGGCGAAGGTCGTCGCCATGCAGATGTGGCAGCAGCGCACCGCCGAGGCGGTCGCGGTGCCCGGTGACGTACGCAAGCAGGCGGAGAAGGCCTCCGAGGCCCTCTCCGAGGCCGGCTCCGAAGGCTGA
- a CDS encoding recombinase family protein — protein MPEIGSGYVRLSAQAGDDNLSLAGMVDEVRALADREGIHLLNVHVDEKSGGYRDRPGFQAWLADLALDHVSVAVVHSVDRLSREGVNVIGMILDRLEGKDSTTGRVVHEPVRMISVDNLDSQKDPTGFRWRFVVAGEVGRAERERIIERNKNSKRRLKEAGRHLGGRAIFGCRVVKRELPGGGVGKFLEADPVNGPIVEEIARRLVANQPMNQVLRWLDAEGVRTNRGAPWSPRSLRSTLRSTSIRDHILDPATWLALQARLDSTQETRSESPKRVSWTGRPPVWVLARGSGVCGRCGSTLSITYTRGHPRYNCTGVVKGICGGVTIAAEPTDAFIGSEYLAVHGELPAMQMIPTWPGQAELRAATVARDEARDALTAATRKPGADIVAIATDLAAAQAEVERWDAIVKGSKVSVTLSLKGYTLGEEWGRAGREDRWHIIHQATAYPIVIHPAISQGGAIAKGEIDTSRIEIAWQVEMPAPTLNDE, from the coding sequence ATGCCCGAGATCGGATCCGGTTACGTACGTCTATCGGCCCAAGCGGGCGATGACAACCTGAGCCTTGCCGGGATGGTCGACGAGGTTCGAGCCCTCGCAGATCGAGAGGGCATCCACCTGCTGAATGTCCACGTCGACGAGAAGTCCGGTGGCTACCGAGACCGGCCAGGGTTTCAGGCATGGCTCGCCGATCTGGCGCTCGACCACGTGTCGGTCGCCGTCGTCCACTCGGTCGACCGCCTGAGCCGCGAGGGGGTCAACGTCATCGGGATGATCCTCGACCGACTTGAGGGGAAGGACTCCACCACCGGCCGGGTAGTCCATGAACCGGTCCGGATGATCTCGGTCGACAACCTCGACAGCCAGAAGGACCCGACTGGTTTCCGCTGGCGGTTCGTCGTCGCCGGGGAGGTAGGCCGAGCCGAGCGAGAGAGGATCATCGAGCGCAACAAGAACAGCAAGCGGCGTCTCAAGGAGGCCGGACGCCATCTCGGCGGACGGGCCATCTTCGGCTGTCGCGTGGTCAAGCGCGAATTGCCCGGCGGCGGCGTCGGGAAGTTCCTGGAGGCCGACCCGGTCAACGGCCCGATCGTGGAGGAGATCGCCCGGCGCCTGGTCGCCAACCAGCCAATGAATCAGGTGCTCCGATGGCTGGATGCAGAGGGAGTCCGGACGAACCGAGGTGCCCCGTGGTCGCCGCGCTCGCTGAGGAGCACCCTTCGCTCAACCAGTATCCGGGACCACATCCTCGACCCGGCGACCTGGCTCGCTCTCCAGGCCCGTCTCGACTCAACCCAGGAAACGCGATCTGAGAGCCCCAAACGAGTCTCCTGGACCGGGAGGCCGCCCGTGTGGGTTCTGGCGCGGGGGAGCGGCGTCTGTGGTCGCTGCGGTTCGACTCTGAGCATCACCTACACCCGTGGCCACCCTCGCTACAACTGCACCGGCGTCGTGAAGGGGATCTGCGGGGGAGTCACCATCGCCGCCGAGCCGACAGACGCCTTCATCGGCTCGGAGTATCTCGCCGTCCACGGTGAGCTCCCGGCAATGCAGATGATCCCGACATGGCCGGGCCAGGCCGAACTACGCGCGGCCACCGTCGCACGCGATGAAGCCCGAGACGCGCTCACAGCGGCCACCAGGAAGCCGGGCGCCGACATCGTGGCCATCGCTACCGACCTGGCAGCGGCGCAAGCCGAGGTTGAGCGCTGGGACGCTATCGTCAAGGGATCGAAAGTCTCGGTAACCCTCTCGCTCAAGGGCTACACGCTCGGCGAGGAGTGGGGGCGGGCGGGGCGAGAAGACAGGTGGCACATCATCCACCAGGCGACCGCGTACCCCATCGTCATCCACCCAGCCATCAGCCAGGGCGGCGCCATCGCTAAGGGTGAGATCGACACATCCCGGATCGAGATCGCTTGGCAGGTCGAGATGCCAGCGCCGACACTGAACGACGAGTGA
- a CDS encoding IPT/TIG domain-containing protein, producing the protein MGLAVGDPYTGPEEAWLIVNGYAKAAAPSAYANTFTVAPGNDNQVDYTGDITPDGLLTLDAGGQAAGVLPVSDPTLAANREDAGEIDGLPYAARLDANADGLAVFSVEPNEGPAAGGTPVTVTGFGFTGVTGVTFDGAAGTAFSVVSDTEIAVTTPAGIAGPADIAATEGASTDTLVGGFTYTA; encoded by the coding sequence ATGGGCCTCGCTGTCGGCGATCCGTATACCGGCCCGGAAGAGGCTTGGCTCATCGTGAACGGATATGCGAAGGCCGCCGCCCCGTCCGCTTATGCCAACACCTTCACCGTCGCCCCTGGCAACGACAACCAGGTCGACTACACCGGCGACATCACGCCTGACGGCCTCCTCACCCTCGACGCTGGTGGTCAGGCTGCCGGTGTCCTCCCGGTCTCCGATCCGACGCTGGCGGCCAATCGTGAGGACGCTGGCGAGATCGACGGGCTTCCGTACGCCGCCCGGCTCGACGCCAACGCCGATGGCCTGGCTGTCTTCTCGGTCGAGCCCAACGAGGGCCCGGCTGCTGGTGGTACGCCCGTCACTGTCACCGGCTTCGGCTTCACCGGCGTGACCGGCGTGACCTTCGACGGCGCCGCCGGGACTGCCTTCTCTGTCGTGTCTGACACGGAGATCGCCGTCACGACTCCGGCTGGCATCGCTGGCCCGGCCGACATCGCGGCTACCGAGGGCGCCAGCACCGACACGCTGGTCGGCGGGTTCACCTACACCGCCTGA
- a CDS encoding sigma-70 family RNA polymerase sigma factor, with translation MATRTATATREIEGRDSVGLYLDEIARNELLDAAKEVELSKTIEAGLMAEHLLAEGRVGRKKAPGGATRAELEWLAEEGQRATREFINANLRLVVSIARKYGRAQMPMLDLIQEGNTGLIRAVEKFDYTKGYKFSTYATWWVRQAITRGIAQQARVVRLPVHVVEELNQVGGARRTLERQLGRDPEPEEIATELGMDIDRVLDLLSWGRDHVSLDTPIDEDGDTSLGDLMAQESAPGPDMDVIDVESRERLNSLVGQLDERSADIVRSRYGLTDGRQHKLADIGVKHGISAERVRQLEREALQKLRRFADPDLAA, from the coding sequence ATGGCGACACGCACCGCAACCGCCACCCGTGAGATCGAAGGCCGCGACAGCGTCGGGCTGTATCTCGACGAGATCGCGCGCAACGAACTCTTGGATGCTGCCAAAGAGGTTGAGCTCTCCAAGACCATCGAGGCCGGCCTGATGGCCGAGCACCTCTTGGCCGAGGGCCGCGTCGGCCGCAAGAAGGCACCCGGCGGAGCCACTCGAGCCGAGCTGGAGTGGCTGGCCGAGGAGGGCCAGCGCGCCACTCGCGAGTTCATCAACGCCAACCTGCGACTCGTGGTGTCCATCGCGCGGAAGTACGGCCGCGCGCAGATGCCGATGCTCGACCTGATCCAGGAAGGCAACACCGGCCTGATCAGGGCCGTGGAGAAGTTCGACTACACCAAGGGCTACAAGTTCTCGACGTATGCGACGTGGTGGGTGCGCCAGGCGATCACCCGCGGCATCGCCCAGCAGGCGCGTGTGGTCCGGCTCCCGGTCCACGTCGTCGAGGAGCTCAACCAGGTCGGCGGCGCCCGCCGCACCCTGGAGCGCCAGCTCGGCCGCGACCCGGAGCCGGAGGAGATCGCCACCGAGCTCGGCATGGACATCGACCGGGTTCTCGACCTGCTCTCCTGGGGTCGTGACCACGTCTCGCTCGACACGCCCATCGACGAGGACGGCGACACCTCGCTCGGCGACCTGATGGCTCAGGAGTCGGCCCCCGGCCCTGACATGGACGTGATCGACGTCGAGTCGCGCGAGCGGCTCAACTCGCTGGTCGGCCAGCTCGACGAGCGATCCGCGGACATCGTCCGATCCCGCTACGGGCTCACCGACGGGCGCCAGCACAAGCTCGCCGACATCGGCGTCAAGCACGGCATCTCCGCCGAGCGCGTACGCCAGCTCGAGCGGGAGGCGCTGCAGAAGCTGCGTCGCTTCGCCGACCCAGACCTGGCGGCCTGA
- a CDS encoding S9 family peptidase: MSEALPSTPWPIAPKKPSSKQFHGLTRADDYEWLREKESPEVIAYIEAENDYTEQQTDHLADLRTQIFEEIKARTLETDLSVPTRSRGYWYYGRSFEGKQYGASCRVKAADPDDWTPPTPADVTHDQPALPDEEVLLDLDALAEGHEFFSLGGSSVSPSTTLLAYAIDVAGDERYTVRVKDLTTGELLTDELTNVHGGATWDRESSALYYTTADESWRADKIWCHRLGTTQDQDELVYHEADDRFWVGVGRTKSDRFMFIGTAAKITAEYRFLDLDDPDAGWQVFAAREEGVEYSLEHATVAGEDVFLVTHNASGPDFEIATAPVAPTPRDQWRPLIPHTQGVRLEDVDAFAGHLVVHQRSEGLTQLRILELGEAGVADDYLVKFDDELYTIGSGSNPAFETPVVRLGYTTMRTPASVYDYDVRTRALTLRKQAPVLGGYDRDDYEEHRLWATAEDGVRVPISIVAKKGLHETGPIPVLLYAYGSYEASMDPYFSIARLSLLDRGIGFAIAHIRGGGEMGRAWYDDGKMLKKQNTFSDYIACARHLAESGWSTPSQIIAEGGSAGGLLMGAVANQAPDAVGAIVAAVPFVDALTTMLDATLPLTVTEYDEWGNPEADRETYDYMASYDPYTNVTAQHYPPILAETSINDTRVLYVEPAKWVAKLRAVAENPGDVLLKTEMAAGHGGVSGRYKAWEDRAFSLAWMIDQVTPS; this comes from the coding sequence ATGTCTGAAGCCCTCCCGTCGACGCCCTGGCCGATCGCACCCAAGAAGCCCTCGTCCAAGCAGTTCCACGGCCTGACCCGGGCCGATGACTACGAGTGGCTTCGCGAGAAGGAGAGCCCCGAGGTCATCGCCTACATCGAGGCAGAGAACGACTACACCGAGCAGCAGACCGACCATCTCGCCGACCTGCGCACGCAGATCTTCGAGGAGATCAAGGCGCGCACCCTCGAGACCGACCTGAGCGTGCCGACCCGGTCGCGCGGCTACTGGTACTACGGCCGCAGCTTCGAGGGGAAGCAGTACGGCGCGAGCTGCCGGGTGAAGGCCGCCGACCCCGACGACTGGACTCCGCCGACCCCGGCCGACGTCACCCACGACCAGCCCGCGCTCCCCGACGAGGAGGTGCTGCTCGACCTCGACGCGCTCGCCGAGGGCCACGAGTTCTTCAGCCTCGGCGGCTCCAGCGTGAGCCCGAGCACCACCCTGCTCGCCTACGCGATCGACGTGGCCGGCGACGAGCGCTACACCGTACGAGTCAAGGACCTGACCACCGGCGAGCTGCTCACCGACGAGCTCACCAACGTCCACGGCGGCGCCACCTGGGACCGCGAGTCCTCGGCGCTCTACTACACGACCGCCGACGAGTCCTGGCGAGCCGACAAGATCTGGTGCCACCGCCTCGGCACCACCCAGGACCAGGACGAGCTCGTCTACCACGAGGCCGACGACCGGTTCTGGGTCGGTGTGGGGCGGACCAAGTCCGACCGGTTCATGTTCATCGGCACGGCCGCGAAGATCACCGCCGAGTACCGCTTCCTCGACCTCGACGACCCCGACGCCGGCTGGCAGGTCTTCGCCGCCCGCGAGGAGGGCGTCGAGTACTCCCTGGAGCACGCCACCGTCGCCGGCGAGGACGTCTTCCTGGTCACCCACAACGCCTCGGGCCCGGACTTCGAGATCGCGACCGCGCCGGTCGCACCGACCCCGCGCGACCAGTGGCGGCCGCTGATCCCCCACACCCAGGGCGTACGTCTGGAGGACGTCGACGCCTTCGCCGGCCACCTGGTCGTGCACCAGCGCAGCGAGGGCCTGACCCAGCTCCGCATCCTGGAGCTCGGTGAGGCCGGCGTGGCCGACGACTACCTGGTGAAGTTCGACGACGAGCTCTACACCATCGGCTCCGGCTCCAACCCGGCCTTCGAGACCCCGGTCGTGCGGCTCGGCTACACCACGATGCGCACCCCGGCCTCCGTCTACGACTACGACGTACGCACCCGCGCGCTGACCCTGCGCAAGCAGGCCCCGGTGCTCGGCGGCTACGACCGCGACGACTACGAGGAGCACCGCCTCTGGGCCACGGCCGAGGACGGCGTCCGGGTGCCGATCTCCATCGTGGCGAAGAAGGGGCTCCACGAGACGGGGCCGATCCCGGTGCTGCTCTACGCCTACGGGTCCTACGAGGCCAGCATGGACCCCTACTTCTCGATCGCCCGGCTGAGCCTGCTGGACCGTGGGATCGGGTTCGCGATCGCCCACATCCGCGGCGGCGGGGAGATGGGCCGGGCCTGGTACGACGACGGGAAGATGCTCAAGAAGCAGAACACCTTCTCCGACTACATCGCCTGTGCCCGCCACCTGGCCGAGTCCGGCTGGTCGACGCCCAGCCAGATCATCGCCGAGGGCGGCAGCGCCGGCGGCCTGCTGATGGGCGCCGTCGCCAACCAGGCGCCCGACGCCGTGGGCGCGATCGTGGCCGCGGTGCCCTTCGTGGACGCGCTGACCACGATGCTCGACGCGACGCTGCCGCTGACCGTCACCGAGTACGACGAGTGGGGCAACCCGGAGGCCGACCGGGAGACCTACGACTACATGGCCTCCTACGACCCCTACACCAACGTCACCGCCCAGCACTATCCGCCGATCCTGGCCGAGACCAGCATCAACGACACCCGGGTGCTCTACGTCGAGCCCGCGAAATGGGTCGCGAAGCTGCGGGCCGTGGCGGAGAATCCCGGTGACGTGCTCCTGAAGACGGAGATGGCGGCCGGACACGGAGGGGTCTCGGGGCGATACAAGGCGTGGGAGGACCGGGCGTTCAGCCTTGCCTGGATGATCGATCAGGTGACCCCCTCGTAA